In Spinacia oleracea cultivar Varoflay chromosome 5, BTI_SOV_V1, whole genome shotgun sequence, a single window of DNA contains:
- the LOC110792370 gene encoding WEB family protein At3g02930, chloroplastic, which yields MSSKSKSDTPSSKPASPMPRVAKLGKAGSLKSDADSPSPNPNSRLSIDRSSPRSITSKPAIARSTTRVSTPEKPLPRIFKPSELQAQLSAAQDDLKKAKDKLTLAEKEKNHALNELKEAKKQADEANEKLQESLVAQKRAEDTSEIEKFRAVELEQAGIETAQKKQEEWKKELETVRSQHALDMTALLTANEELQRIKQELVIVTDTKNQALSHADDATKIAEVHAEKVELLSAELVKLKGLLESKDDDGDSKNGLVAELTSELDSLRKELEKAKNFEQELHEKDKSYEKIVADLKLELEILRKELDQAKTCEQGLVEKEKSYEKVVAELKLEMVSLQEELRKAKIGEQDFIEKEKFYENIVEELKTELGSLQEEFEKAKAFKVELIEKEQSHKMIVTQLQLEIDSLKKELEKAKYFEEELTEKKASYDETVMELKSDIDSLKQELEKAKSLEVELVEREKSNEKILRNFESEMHSLQQELQMAMGFQEKLFQKEEAYEQLNVELEAARMAESYALNLLDECKTRAEELEFKVTESNRLERSASESLESIMKQLEGNSDLLHDAECEIAGLKEKVSLLEISLENKKGDLEESDHRFEKANKEAREAASKMESLKSELETVMEEKAQALENERLAASSVQDLLEEKNKLINELETLKEEEEKSKKAVESLASALHEVSAEAREAKESLLSNQAEHENFETQIEHLQLVLKATSEKYEVTIEDSKREIDHLTSTVEQSKMDFDVQMEDLKEVLKASNDKYESMLDESNQEINHLTKMMNQSTLEHENQKAEWEVKELELKNCVKRLEEEKSLAEQSGLNYEDTKAEWEQKELQLVSSVKKSEEEKSSMEKEIMRLVHLLREAEEKAGAAQEEGSQLRSSLREAMSETVSLSEAHNEAEAESLKLKDSLLGKENELQNMIRENERLRAAEDANVWKIDELTKLLEEAKTYQRTRENGELSDSDKDKEYDMLPKVVEFSEENGYSGENKPTVELQPHQTEAGEKQLPVEMSNGVSRGAQTVDVLAEPKNNDNDKPTVVAENKEKPRDETPESEAKMWESYKVDRDVSTEMETEQGSLDDEVDSKTETAETFDQVNELPLDNGANSDSKQQQKKKKPLYRKFGNLIKKGISPQK from the exons ATGTCTTCGAAGTCCAA ATCTGATACTCCCAGCAGCAAGCCTGCTTCACCTATGCCAAGAGTAGCCAAATTAGGTAAGGCAGGATCACTTAAATCAGATGCTGATTCACCTTCTCCAAACCCGAATTCACGGCTGTCGATCGATCGGAGTTCACCACGTTCTATTACTTCGAAGCCGGCCATTGCTCGATCCACCACTCGAGTTTCGACCCCTGAA AAGCCACTGCCGCGTATTTTTAAGCCATCAGAGTTGCAGGCCCAATTATCAGCTGCACAAGATGATCTGAAGAAGGCAAAAGATAAGTTGACTTTGGCTGAAAAAGAGAAGAATCATGCACTCAATGAGTTGAAAGAGGCAAAGAAACAAGCTGACGAGGCTAATGAGAAACTTCAGGAGTCTTTGGTGGCTCAAAAGAGAGCCGAAGATACTTCAGAGATTGAAAAATTTCGAGCTGTTGAATTGGAGCAAGCAGGAATTGAGACCGCGCAGAAGAAGCAAGAAGAATGGAAAAAAGAGTTAGAAACTGTGAGGAGTCAACATGCCTTAGATATGACTGCTCTTCTCACAGCTAATGAAGAGCTtcaaagaatcaagcaagagctgGTCATAGTTACGGATACTAAGAATCAGGCTCTTAGCCATGCTGATGATGCCACCAAGATTGCTGAGGTTCATGCTGAAAAGGTCGAACTCCTCTCAGCTGAGCTTGTGAAGTTGAAAGGTTTGCTTGAATCAAAGGATGATGATGGAGATTCGAAGAATGGGTTGGTTGCAGAATTGACGTCAGAATTGGATTCTTTGAGGAAAGAACTTGAAAAGGCTAAGAACTTTGAGCAGGAACTCCACGAGAAAGATAAATCTTATGAGAAGATTGTGGCAGATTTAAAATTGGAGCTGGAAATCCTCCGGAAAGAGCTTGACCAGGCAAAGACATGTGAGCAAGGCTTGGTTGAAAAGGAGAAGTCGTATGAAAAGGTTGTGGCGGAACTTAAGTTGGAGATGGTTTCTTTGCAAGAAGAGCTCAGAAAGGCGAAGATTGGTGAGCAGGATTTCATAGAGAAGGAGAAGTTTTATGAAAATATTGTAGAAGAACTTAAAACAGAGTTGGGTTCTTTACAAGAAGAGTTTGAGAAAGCAAAGGCCTTCAAAGTAGAGTTGATTGAGAAAGAACAGTCCCATAAGATGATTGTTACTCAGTTACAGTTGGAAATTGATTCTTTAAAGAAAGAACTTGAAAAGGCAAAGTATTTCGAGGAAGAGTTGACTGAGAAGAAGGCATCCTATGACGAAACTGTTATGGAACTCAAGTCagatatagattccctaaagcAAGAGCTTGAAAAGGCCAAGAGCCTTGAGGTGGAATTGGTTGAGAGAGAGAAGtcaaatgagaaaattttgaGGAACTTTGAGTCGGAGATGCATTCTCTACAGCAAGAGCTACAAATGGCAATGGGCTTTCAGGAGAAGTTGTTTCAGAAGGAAGAGGCTTATGAGCAGCTAAATGTAGAGTTGGAAGCCGCGAGGATGGCTGAGTCTTATGCCTTGAATTTACTGGATGAATGCAAAACCAGAGCTGAAGAATTGGAATTTAAGGTGACCGAGTCAAATAGATTAGAGAGATCAGCATCTGAATCATTAGAGTCGATTATGAAACAGCTCGAGGGAAATAGTGACTTGCTACATGATGCAGAATGTGAAATTGCAGGTCTTAAGGAGAAGGTTTCACTGTTAGAAATCTCACTTGAAAACAAGAAAGGAGATTTGGAGGAATCAGATCATCGTTTCGAGAAAGCAAATAAAGAAGCTAGGGAAGCAGCCAGCAAGATGGAATCTCTGAAGTCTGAGCTTGAAACTGTGATGGAAGAGAAAGCACAGGCTCTCGAGAATGAGAGGCTTGCAGCTTCTAGTGTCCAGGACCTGTTAGAAGAGAAAAACAAACTCATCAATGAGCTGGAAACCTTgaaagaagaagaggagaagaGCAAGAAAGCAGTGGAGAGCTTAGCTTCAGCTTTGCATGAAGTTTCTGCTGAAGCAAGAGAGGCCAAAGAGAGTCTGTTATCAAATCAAGCAGAGCATGAAAACTTTGAAACCCAAATCGAGCATCTGCAGCTGGTTCTTAAAGCAACGAGCGAGAAGTATGAGGTTACGATTGAAGATTCAAAACGAGAGATCGATCATCTTACAAGCACAGTGGAACAGTCAAAGATGGATTTTGATGTCCAAATGGAAGATCTGAAGGAGGTTTTGAAGGCATCCAATGACAAGTACGAAAGCATGCTTGATGAATCGAATCAGGAGATAAACCATCTAACAAAAATGATGAATCAATCAACATTAGAGCATGAAAATCAAAAGGCCGAGTGGGAGGTGAAAGAGTTGGAGCTGAAAAACTGCGTAAAGAGGTTAGAGGAAGAAAAATCATTGGCTGAACAGTCGGGGCTGAATTATGAAGACACTAAGGCCGAGTGGGAACAGAAGGAGCTGCAGCTTGTGAGTAGTGTAAAAAAATCAGAAGAAGAGAAGTCCTCAATGGAGAAAGAAATAATGAGGCTGGTGCACTTGCTTAGGGAAGCAGAGGAAAAAGCTGGTGCAGCACAGGAGGAAGGATCTCAGTTGAGGAGTTCACTCAGGGAAGCAATGTCAGAAACAGTTTCCTTAAGCGAAGCCCATAATGAAGCTGAGGCtgagagtttgaagttgaaggaCAGTCTGCTTGGCAAAGAAAATGAACTGCAAAACATGATTAGAGAAAATGAACGGCTTCGGGCTGCAGAAGATGCAAATGTCTGGAAGATAGATGAATTAACCAAATTGCTTGAAGAAGCGAAAACCTACCAAAGAACCCGTGAAAATGGTGAGCTCTCAGACAGTGACAAAGACAAAGAGTATGATATGCTCCCAAAAGTGGTAGAATTTTCTGAAGAAAATGGATACTCTGGGGAGAATAAGCCAACTGTAGAGCTTCAACCTCATCAAACAGAGGCAGGTGAGAAGCAATTGCCTGTTGAAATGAGCAATGGTGTGAGCAGGGGAGCTCAAACTGTTGATGTTTTAGCTGAGCCTAAGAATAATGATAATGACAAACCTACTGTGGTAGCAGAGAATAAAGAGAAGCCACGAGATGAAACCCCGGAATCTGAAGCAAAGATGTGGGAAAGCTACAAGGTTGATAGAGATGTCTCGACTGAGATGGAAACAGAACAAGGTTCGTTGGACGACGAAGTTGATTCCAAGACCGAAACTGCTGAAACCTTTGATCAGGTAAACGAGCTACCATTAGATAACGGTGCAAACTCTGACTCAAAACAACAGCAGAAGAAGAAAAAACCTTTGTACCGGAAGTTTGGAAATCTAATCAAGAAGGGGATTAGCCCCCAAAAGTAG